The following are encoded in a window of Sphaerisporangium siamense genomic DNA:
- a CDS encoding YebC/PmpR family DNA-binding transcriptional regulator, translating to MSGHSKWATTKHKKAALDAKRGKLFAKLIKNIEVAARTGGPDADGNPTLYDAIQKARKSSVPIENIERARKRGGGLEAGGADWQTIMYEGYAPGGVAVLIECLTDNRNRAASEVRVAMTRNGGSMADPGSVAYMFNRKGVVIVPKSGGLGEDDVLTAVLDAGAEEVNDLGESFEVVSEAGDLVPVRKALQEAGIDYDSAESSFLPTLSVPLDEDGARKVFRLIDALEDSDDVQNVYANFDVSDDVLAKLD from the coding sequence ATGTCCGGCCACTCCAAATGGGCGACGACGAAGCACAAGAAGGCCGCGCTGGACGCCAAGCGGGGCAAGCTTTTCGCCAAGCTCATCAAGAACATCGAGGTGGCGGCCCGCACCGGCGGCCCGGACGCGGACGGTAACCCCACCCTCTACGACGCCATCCAGAAGGCGCGCAAGAGCTCGGTGCCGATCGAGAACATCGAGCGCGCGCGCAAGCGCGGCGGCGGCCTGGAGGCCGGCGGCGCCGACTGGCAGACCATCATGTACGAGGGGTACGCGCCCGGCGGCGTGGCCGTGCTGATCGAATGCCTCACCGACAACCGCAACCGCGCGGCGTCGGAGGTCCGCGTGGCCATGACCCGCAACGGCGGTTCCATGGCCGACCCCGGCTCGGTGGCCTACATGTTCAACCGCAAGGGCGTCGTCATCGTCCCGAAGAGCGGCGGCCTGGGCGAGGACGACGTGCTGACCGCGGTCCTGGACGCCGGGGCCGAGGAGGTCAACGACCTCGGCGAGTCGTTCGAGGTCGTGTCCGAGGCCGGCGACCTGGTGCCGGTCCGCAAGGCGTTGCAGGAGGCCGGCATCGACTACGACTCGGCCGAGAGCAGCTTCCTGCCCACGCTGAGCGTCCCCCTGGACGAGGACGGCGCGCGCAAGGTGTTCCGCCTGATCGACGCGCTGGAGGACAGCGACGACGTGCAGAACGTCTACGCCAACTTCGACGTCAGCGACGACGTCCTCGCCAAGCTGGACTGA
- a CDS encoding GNAT family N-acetyltransferase, with product MQIRDLTPGDLDAVLDNRKRAFGPLSASSVATWRSLVAPALPEGRYLGAFDGGRLVATSRINHYEQWWHGRPLSMGGIAGVTVAPEDRGRGVGGLLMRATIERCAELGHAVSALYPTTTPLYRGAGWEHAGARLRVTVPAESLRALAPRDTAVAVRRAGPGDAAEIRALLGRLHAATRACGPVVEEERVLRLWLEDDDDFAYLAADGFLLYRWDGDGLDVDNLVAGSEATARALWSLAGSASSVAATVTATVEPDDPMLWLARDRSTDTVERTGWMLRIIDLPAAVAGRGYPAGAALDAVVEVSDPRRPANSGAWRLSVASGRGEAVRVGPLSGGPGRPGAEVTRLTVGGLSALFAGVGVSALRRAGLVTGGTPATDDLLACAFAAKPYMIDYF from the coding sequence GTGCAGATCCGTGACCTGACGCCCGGCGACCTGGACGCCGTGCTGGACAACCGCAAGCGGGCGTTCGGCCCCCTGTCCGCGAGCAGCGTCGCCACATGGCGTTCCCTGGTCGCCCCGGCCCTCCCCGAGGGCCGCTACCTCGGCGCCTTCGACGGGGGGCGGCTCGTCGCCACCAGCCGGATCAACCACTACGAGCAGTGGTGGCACGGCCGCCCGCTCTCGATGGGCGGCATCGCGGGCGTCACCGTCGCGCCCGAGGACCGCGGGCGCGGGGTCGGCGGCCTGCTGATGCGGGCCACCATCGAGCGCTGCGCCGAGCTCGGCCACGCGGTCTCGGCGCTGTACCCCACCACCACGCCGCTGTACCGCGGCGCGGGCTGGGAGCACGCGGGCGCCCGCCTGCGCGTCACCGTGCCCGCCGAGAGCCTGCGGGCGCTCGCCCCCCGCGACACCGCCGTCGCGGTGCGGCGCGCCGGGCCCGGCGACGCCGCCGAGATCCGGGCCCTGCTCGGGCGTCTGCACGCCGCCACCCGGGCCTGCGGCCCCGTGGTCGAGGAGGAGCGGGTGCTGCGCCTCTGGCTGGAGGACGACGACGACTTCGCCTATCTCGCCGCCGACGGGTTCCTGCTGTACCGCTGGGACGGCGACGGGCTCGACGTGGACAACCTCGTGGCCGGCTCCGAGGCCACGGCGCGCGCCCTGTGGTCGCTGGCCGGCAGCGCCTCCTCGGTGGCCGCCACGGTGACGGCGACCGTCGAGCCGGACGACCCCATGCTGTGGCTGGCGCGCGACCGCTCCACCGACACCGTCGAACGCACGGGGTGGATGCTCCGGATCATCGACCTGCCCGCCGCCGTGGCCGGGCGCGGATACCCGGCCGGGGCCGCGCTGGACGCCGTCGTCGAGGTGAGCGACCCGCGGCGTCCCGCGAACTCCGGCGCCTGGCGCCTGTCGGTCGCCTCGGGCCGCGGCGAGGCCGTCCGCGTGGGCCCGCTTTCCGGCGGGCCGGGCCGGCCCGGTGCGGAGGTCACCCGGCTCACCGTCGGCGGCCTGTCGGCCCTGTTCGCGGGCGTCGGGGTGAGCGCCCTGCGCCGCGCCGGGCTGGTGACGGGCGGCACGCCCGCGACCGACGACCTGCTCGCCTGCGCCTTCGCCGCCAAGCCCTACATGATCGACTACTTCTGA
- the ruvC gene encoding crossover junction endodeoxyribonuclease RuvC translates to MRVMGVDPGLTRCGLGAVVGRAGAPLTLVKVGVARTPAGDDIGARLAAIEVEIERWLDEVRPDAVAVERVFSQSNLRTVMGTAQASAVAILCAARRGLPVALHTPSEVKAAITGYGNADKAQVGTMVTRLLRLDAMPKPADAADALALAICHIWRGGTQNRLAAALAKARPAAVPAKGTAP, encoded by the coding sequence CTGAGGGTCATGGGGGTCGATCCCGGCCTCACCCGGTGCGGCCTCGGCGCCGTCGTGGGCCGCGCGGGCGCGCCGCTCACCCTCGTCAAGGTCGGTGTCGCGCGCACCCCCGCGGGCGACGACATCGGCGCGCGCCTGGCCGCCATCGAGGTCGAGATCGAACGCTGGCTCGACGAGGTCAGGCCCGACGCGGTCGCCGTCGAGCGCGTCTTCAGCCAGAGCAACCTGCGCACCGTCATGGGCACCGCCCAGGCGTCCGCCGTGGCCATCCTGTGCGCCGCGCGCCGCGGCCTGCCCGTCGCGCTGCACACCCCTTCCGAGGTCAAGGCCGCCATCACCGGGTACGGCAACGCCGACAAGGCCCAGGTCGGCACCATGGTCACCCGCCTGCTCCGCCTCGACGCCATGCCGAAACCGGCCGACGCCGCCGACGCGCTCGCGCTCGCCATCTGCCACATCTGGCGCGGCGGAACCCAGAACCGCCTGGCCGCGGCCCTCGCCAAGGCCAGGCCCGCCGCCGTGCCCGCGAAGGGAACCGCCCCGTGA
- the ruvA gene encoding Holliday junction branch migration protein RuvA has product MIASVSGRVAGLAPDSAVVEVGGVGVLVHCTPATLASLRAGEEARLATSLVVREDSLTLYGFATDDERTVFEMLQTASGVGPRLALAMLAVHTPNALRVAVASADVKALTMVPGIGQKGAQRIILELKDKLGTPDEAVDAALNGRARRQAWRDQVHSGLVGLGYSSKDADEAVAVVAPQADADEAAGREPSVATLLKAALRALSVR; this is encoded by the coding sequence GTGATCGCCTCCGTCTCCGGGCGCGTCGCCGGCCTCGCCCCCGACTCCGCCGTGGTGGAGGTCGGCGGCGTCGGCGTCCTGGTCCACTGCACCCCGGCGACGCTCGCGTCGCTGCGCGCCGGCGAGGAGGCCAGGCTCGCCACCTCCCTGGTGGTCCGCGAGGACTCCCTCACGCTCTACGGCTTCGCCACCGACGACGAGCGCACGGTCTTCGAGATGCTCCAGACCGCCTCCGGGGTCGGCCCCAGGCTGGCGCTGGCCATGCTCGCCGTCCACACGCCGAACGCCCTGCGGGTGGCGGTGGCGAGCGCCGACGTCAAGGCGCTGACCATGGTGCCGGGCATCGGCCAGAAGGGGGCCCAGCGCATCATCCTGGAGCTGAAGGACAAGCTCGGCACGCCGGACGAGGCGGTCGACGCCGCGCTCAACGGGCGCGCCCGCAGGCAGGCGTGGCGCGACCAGGTCCACTCCGGCCTGGTCGGGCTCGGGTACTCCTCCAAGGACGCCGACGAGGCCGTCGCCGTCGTCGCGCCCCAGGCGGACGCCGACGAGGCCGCCGGCCGGGAGCCGTCGGTCGCCACCCTCCTGAAGGCGGCCCTGCGGGCCCTGAGCGTGCGATAG
- the ruvB gene encoding Holliday junction branch migration DNA helicase RuvB has translation MSLERDLVSPDAEGDERAIESALRPKRLAEFIGQTRVREQLSLVLESALRRDRPPDHVLMSGSPGLGKTTLAMIIAAELGMPLRLTSGPALERAGDLAAILSTLSEGEVLFIDEIHRMSRPAEEMLYLAMEDFRVDIVVGKGPGATAIPLEIAPFTLVGATTRAGLLPAPLRDRFGFVAHMDFYDVEELEQVLRRSAGLLALRLPEEAAHEIARRSRGTPRIANRLLRRVRDFAEVRTDGVITRDIASAALNLYEVDAEGLDRLDRAVLGALLRKFGGGPVGLSTLAVAVGEEPETVEVVAEPFLVRQGLLARTPRGRVATAAAWSHLGLTPPPDAFGAQAAPTLFEDP, from the coding sequence ATGAGCCTGGAGAGAGATCTGGTGTCCCCCGACGCCGAGGGGGACGAGCGGGCGATCGAGTCCGCGCTGCGCCCCAAGCGGCTGGCCGAGTTCATCGGCCAGACCCGCGTGCGCGAGCAGCTCTCGCTGGTGCTCGAAAGCGCGCTGCGCCGCGACCGCCCGCCGGACCACGTCCTCATGAGCGGCTCGCCGGGCCTCGGCAAGACCACACTCGCCATGATCATCGCCGCGGAGCTGGGCATGCCCCTGCGGCTGACCTCCGGCCCCGCCCTGGAGCGCGCGGGCGACCTCGCCGCCATCCTCTCCACGTTGTCGGAGGGGGAGGTGCTGTTCATCGACGAGATCCACCGCATGTCCCGGCCCGCCGAGGAGATGCTGTACCTCGCCATGGAGGACTTCCGCGTCGACATCGTGGTCGGCAAGGGCCCCGGCGCCACCGCCATCCCCTTGGAGATCGCGCCGTTCACCCTGGTCGGCGCCACCACCCGCGCGGGCCTGCTGCCCGCCCCCCTGCGCGACCGGTTCGGCTTCGTGGCCCACATGGACTTCTACGACGTCGAGGAGCTGGAGCAGGTCCTGCGCCGCTCGGCGGGCCTGCTCGCCCTGCGCCTGCCCGAGGAGGCGGCCCACGAGATCGCCCGCCGCTCGCGCGGCACGCCCCGCATCGCCAACCGCCTGCTGCGGCGGGTCCGCGACTTCGCCGAGGTCCGCACCGACGGCGTGATCACCCGCGACATCGCCTCGGCCGCGCTCAACCTGTACGAGGTCGACGCCGAGGGGCTCGACCGGCTCGACCGCGCCGTCCTCGGGGCGCTGCTGCGCAAGTTCGGCGGCGGCCCCGTCGGGCTGTCCACGCTGGCGGTCGCGGTGGGGGAGGAGCCCGAGACCGTCGAGGTCGTCGCCGAACCCTTCCTCGTGCGCCAGGGCCTGCTCGCCCGCACGCCCCGGGGGCGGGTCGCCACCGCCGCGGCCTGGTCCCACCTGGGGCTCACCCCGCCGCCGGACGCGTTCGGGGCGCAGGCGGCGCCCACCCTCTTTGAGGATCCCTGA
- the yajC gene encoding preprotein translocase subunit YajC has translation MPLILLVVVFYFLLIRPQRKRQQEQLQMQNNLAPGTKVMTTTGLFGTVTAIDDDDVVIEIAPGIETRWIKAAIGRVVTPVEEPGDNEVGDADGVPEVRDTVAEERVHDAPERRGDEGSTSAKS, from the coding sequence GTGCCACTGATCTTGCTGGTCGTGGTCTTCTACTTCCTGCTCATCCGCCCGCAGCGGAAGCGCCAGCAGGAACAGCTGCAGATGCAGAACAACCTGGCGCCGGGCACCAAGGTGATGACCACCACCGGCCTGTTCGGCACCGTAACCGCCATCGACGACGACGACGTCGTGATCGAGATAGCCCCGGGCATCGAGACCCGGTGGATCAAGGCCGCCATCGGCCGCGTGGTCACTCCGGTGGAAGAGCCGGGTGACAATGAAGTCGGTGACGCCGACGGCGTCCCGGAGGTCCGGGACACCGTAGCGGAAGAGAGGGTGCACGACGCCCCGGAGCGCCGGGGAGACGAGGGCTCGACTAGCGCGAAGTCCTGA
- the secD gene encoding protein translocase subunit SecD has protein sequence MLLALLALILAMGGVMLLQKSFVPKFGLDLAGGTTVTLSPVTQSGATPSQESLDLAVNIIRERVNGSGISDAEVAKAGDNIVISVPGAGQEEVVKLVGTTAELRFRQVLAVAAANATPGALPTAPATPAPSGSGSPKPSSPAEPSSTAKPAPSGTPAGRALSSALTNPTPAPSASATGQGDKKDDNKGSGKDEGKATPAPSGSAAPSAPPTEDPFAGVDLTGVDPAVAEQFKKLDCTKKDRGQGVQDDADKQLVACSDDGVAKYILDKAAVKGTEVAGASSGVDSTTGEWIVQVTFKSAGAGQFAKITGQITSAPQPRNQLAMVLDGVVISAPVIEEPIPGGQARISGSFTQKTADDLANQLKYGALPLKFVQSSIEEVSSTLGADQLRGGLLAGAIGLILVVLYSLLYYRGLGLVAVASLAVATILTYQAVVLLGHNANFRLSLPHIIGLIVSIGITADSFIVYFERMRDEMKEGRRSLRVAVEVAWVRARRTILIADAVMFIAAVVLYFLAVGGVAGFAFAMGLTTLIDIAVVFLFTKPFVALLARLSFFAKGHKLSGLDAERMGRDTPVARTTVSQEG, from the coding sequence GTGCTCCTGGCGCTCCTGGCGCTCATCCTCGCCATGGGCGGGGTGATGCTCCTGCAGAAGTCGTTCGTGCCGAAGTTCGGGCTCGACCTCGCCGGCGGCACCACGGTGACGCTGTCCCCGGTCACCCAGAGCGGCGCGACCCCTTCCCAGGAGAGCCTCGACCTGGCCGTCAACATCATCCGTGAACGGGTGAACGGCAGCGGCATCTCCGACGCAGAGGTCGCCAAGGCGGGCGACAACATCGTCATCTCCGTCCCAGGCGCGGGCCAGGAGGAGGTCGTCAAGCTGGTCGGCACCACGGCCGAGCTGCGCTTCCGTCAAGTCCTCGCGGTCGCGGCGGCGAACGCCACGCCGGGCGCGCTGCCGACCGCGCCGGCCACCCCCGCCCCCTCGGGCAGCGGGTCGCCGAAGCCGAGCTCCCCGGCCGAGCCGTCGTCCACGGCCAAGCCGGCCCCGAGCGGCACCCCGGCCGGCCGGGCCCTGTCCTCGGCCCTGACGAACCCCACCCCGGCGCCCTCCGCGTCGGCGACCGGGCAGGGTGACAAGAAGGACGACAACAAGGGCTCCGGCAAGGACGAGGGCAAGGCGACGCCCGCGCCCAGCGGGTCGGCGGCGCCGTCGGCGCCCCCCACTGAGGATCCCTTCGCCGGCGTCGACCTGACCGGGGTCGACCCCGCGGTGGCCGAGCAGTTCAAGAAGCTCGACTGCACCAAGAAGGACCGCGGGCAGGGCGTCCAGGACGACGCCGACAAGCAGCTCGTGGCCTGTAGCGACGACGGCGTGGCCAAGTACATCCTGGACAAGGCCGCCGTCAAGGGCACCGAGGTCGCGGGCGCCAGCTCGGGGGTCGACTCCACCACCGGCGAGTGGATCGTCCAGGTCACCTTCAAGAGCGCGGGCGCCGGCCAGTTCGCCAAGATCACCGGCCAGATCACCAGCGCCCCGCAGCCGCGCAACCAGCTCGCGATGGTGCTGGACGGCGTCGTCATCTCCGCCCCGGTCATCGAGGAGCCGATCCCCGGCGGCCAGGCGCGCATCTCCGGCAGCTTCACCCAGAAGACCGCCGACGACCTGGCCAACCAGCTCAAGTACGGCGCCCTGCCGCTGAAGTTCGTGCAGAGCTCCATCGAGGAGGTCTCCTCCACGCTCGGCGCCGACCAGCTGCGCGGCGGCCTGCTCGCGGGCGCCATCGGCCTCATCCTGGTCGTGCTGTACTCCCTGCTGTACTACCGGGGCCTCGGCCTGGTCGCGGTGGCCAGCCTCGCGGTGGCGACGATCCTGACCTACCAGGCGGTGGTCCTGCTCGGCCACAACGCCAACTTCCGGCTGTCGCTGCCGCACATCATCGGCCTGATCGTCTCGATCGGTATCACCGCCGACTCCTTCATCGTCTACTTCGAGCGAATGCGCGACGAGATGAAGGAGGGCAGGCGCTCGCTGCGGGTGGCCGTCGAGGTCGCCTGGGTGCGCGCCCGGCGCACGATCCTGATCGCCGACGCGGTCATGTTCATCGCCGCCGTGGTGCTCTACTTCCTGGCGGTCGGCGGCGTCGCGGGCTTCGCCTTCGCGATGGGCCTCACCACCCTCATCGACATCGCCGTCGTGTTCCTCTTCACCAAGCCGTTCGTCGCGCTGCTGGCCAGGCTGTCCTTCTTCGCCAAGGGCCACAAGCTGTCGGGTCTGGACGCCGAGCGCATGGGCCGCGACACGCCCGTCGCCCGCACGACCGTTTCGCAGGAGGGCTGA
- the secF gene encoding protein translocase subunit SecF, which translates to MSRIGVIGRRLYRGEVDIDFVGRYKLWSAVSGLLLVISILGLIVQGLNLGVEFKGGSVFSFDKPRASTIETVRSTVEGAGAHQVSVQEAGNRWRVTTQSLSAPQVTTVQDAISKEFGIAGNQVNKQIIGPTWGGEVLRKAVIGLIVFMIAIILYLTMAFEWKMALAAVVALLHDLVITAGIYAWSGFEVTPATMLGFLTILGYSLYDAVVVFDMIKEVTAKLGTTSKMTYTQAANNALNHTLIRSLNTSLVAILPVAAILFIGTTLFGAGTLKDLSLALFVGMIVGTYSSLCVATPLLVNLKEREPKYMAIAKRLASNKGGSAQDAPPAGKGKEPAAAATSTGPAASPNGAVSTQKRKKR; encoded by the coding sequence ATGTCGCGCATCGGTGTGATCGGCCGCCGGCTGTACCGCGGCGAGGTCGACATCGACTTCGTCGGGCGCTACAAGCTGTGGTCCGCGGTGTCCGGCCTGCTGCTGGTGATCTCCATCCTCGGCCTGATCGTCCAGGGGCTCAACCTCGGCGTCGAGTTCAAGGGCGGCTCGGTCTTCAGCTTCGACAAGCCGCGCGCCTCCACCATCGAGACCGTGCGCTCCACGGTCGAGGGGGCCGGAGCCCACCAGGTCTCCGTGCAGGAGGCGGGCAACCGCTGGCGCGTGACCACGCAGAGCCTCTCGGCACCCCAGGTCACCACCGTCCAGGACGCCATCTCCAAAGAGTTCGGCATCGCCGGCAATCAGGTGAACAAGCAGATCATCGGCCCCACGTGGGGCGGCGAGGTGCTCAGGAAGGCCGTCATCGGCCTGATCGTCTTCATGATCGCGATCATCCTGTACCTGACGATGGCCTTCGAGTGGAAGATGGCGCTGGCCGCGGTGGTCGCGCTGTTGCACGACCTCGTCATCACCGCCGGCATCTACGCCTGGTCGGGCTTCGAGGTCACCCCGGCGACCATGCTGGGCTTCCTGACGATCCTCGGTTATTCGCTGTACGACGCGGTCGTGGTGTTCGACATGATCAAGGAGGTCACGGCCAAGCTCGGCACGACCTCCAAGATGACCTACACCCAGGCGGCGAACAACGCGCTGAACCACACGCTGATCCGCTCGCTGAACACCAGCCTGGTGGCGATCCTCCCCGTGGCCGCCATCCTGTTCATCGGCACCACGCTGTTCGGCGCGGGCACCCTGAAGGACCTGTCGCTGGCCCTGTTCGTCGGCATGATCGTCGGCACGTACTCCTCGCTGTGCGTGGCGACGCCGCTGCTGGTCAACCTCAAGGAGCGCGAGCCGAAGTACATGGCGATCGCCAAGCGGCTCGCCTCCAACAAGGGCGGCTCGGCGCAGGACGCCCCGCCGGCGGGCAAGGGCAAGGAACCCGCCGCGGCGGCCACCTCCACCGGCCCGGCGGCCTCGCCGAACGGCGCGGTGTCCACGCAGAAGCGCAAGAAACGCTAG
- a CDS encoding adenine phosphoribosyltransferase produces MSDLAETILGRIRDVPDYPKPGVVFKDITPLLGDHGAFAAVVDALADGLDVDKVVGIEARGFILAAPVAYTAGAGFVPIRKKGKLPAAAHEASYDLEYGSAVIEVHRDAFAPGDRVLIVDDVLATGGTARAAVELVGRAGAEVVAVSVLMELAFLKGRERLSGVDVRTLVVV; encoded by the coding sequence ATGAGCGACCTCGCAGAAACGATCCTCGGCCGGATCCGCGACGTCCCCGACTATCCCAAGCCCGGCGTGGTGTTCAAGGACATCACCCCGCTGCTCGGCGACCACGGCGCGTTCGCCGCCGTCGTGGACGCCCTGGCCGACGGGCTGGACGTCGACAAGGTCGTCGGGATCGAGGCCCGCGGCTTCATCCTGGCCGCCCCGGTGGCGTACACGGCGGGCGCGGGGTTCGTGCCCATCCGTAAAAAGGGGAAACTGCCTGCCGCGGCCCACGAGGCGTCCTACGATCTGGAGTACGGCTCCGCCGTCATCGAGGTCCACCGCGACGCCTTCGCCCCTGGCGACCGCGTGCTGATCGTCGACGACGTGCTCGCCACGGGGGGCACCGCCCGTGCCGCCGTGGAGCTGGTCGGCCGGGCCGGTGCCGAGGTCGTGGCCGTGTCGGTGCTGATGGAACTCGCCTTCCTCAAGGGCCGTGAGCGTCTGAGCGGCGTCGACGTGCGCACCTTGGTGGTCGTCTGA
- a CDS encoding RelA/SpoT family protein, producing MNPVLEPLFKTVRATHPKADLRLIERAYDVAAYHHRDQKRKSGDPYITHPLAVATILAELGTDDETLCAALLHDTVEDTAYGLDELRGDFGENIALLVDGVTKLDKVKFGDAAQAETVRKMVVAMSRDIRVLVIKLADRLHNMRTLRYLPRHKQEQKARETLEIFAPLAHRLGMNTIKWELEDLAFGMLYPKRYDEIARMVSERAPRRDLFLQEVIEKVAGDLREAKIRATVKGRPKHYYSIYQKMIAREVAFDDIYDLVGIRVLVDTVRDCYAALGTIHARWNPVPGRFKDYIAMPKFNMYQSLHTTVIGPEGKPVELQIRTRAMHHRAEYGVAAHWKYKEEMAASGPAGARMKSAGDMAWLRQLLDWQKETSDPGEFLESLRFDLSVSEVFVFTPRGQVIALPEGATPVDFAYAVHTEVGHRCIGARVNGRLVPLESRLSNGDTVEIFTSKSPDAGPSRDWLKFVKSGRARNKIRQWFSKERRETAIEAGKEAIGRAMRKQGLPLQRLMSGESLLALARDLRYPDVSALYAAVGEGHTAAQAVVQKLVQSLGGVDGAEEDIAEAAVPTKLRGRPPRSGTNAGVIVAGDSDVWVRLSRCCTPVPGDDIVGFVTRGHGVSVHRTNCPNVEQLRAEPDRLVEVSWSPTDDSVFLVAIQVEALDRPRLLSDVTRTLSDQHVNILSASVTTSRDRTAVSKFTFEMGDPKHLGHVLKAVRNIQGVYDVYRVTN from the coding sequence ATGAATCCGGTTCTGGAACCGCTGTTCAAGACGGTCCGGGCCACTCATCCCAAGGCCGACCTCCGTCTGATCGAGCGCGCCTACGACGTCGCCGCCTACCACCACCGTGATCAGAAACGGAAGAGCGGCGACCCGTACATCACCCACCCGCTGGCCGTCGCCACCATCCTCGCCGAGCTCGGCACCGACGACGAGACCCTGTGCGCGGCCCTGCTCCACGACACCGTCGAGGACACCGCCTACGGCCTGGACGAGCTGCGCGGCGACTTCGGCGAGAACATCGCGCTGCTCGTCGACGGCGTCACCAAGCTGGACAAGGTCAAGTTCGGCGACGCCGCGCAGGCCGAGACCGTGCGCAAGATGGTCGTCGCCATGTCCCGCGACATCCGGGTGCTGGTGATCAAGCTCGCCGACCGGCTCCACAACATGCGCACGCTGCGCTACCTGCCGCGTCACAAACAGGAGCAGAAGGCCCGCGAAACGCTGGAGATCTTCGCGCCGCTGGCCCACCGGCTCGGCATGAACACCATCAAGTGGGAGCTTGAGGATCTGGCGTTCGGCATGTTGTACCCCAAGCGGTACGACGAGATCGCCCGTATGGTCTCCGAGCGCGCCCCCCGGCGCGACCTGTTCCTCCAGGAGGTCATCGAGAAGGTCGCCGGCGACCTGCGCGAGGCCAAGATCCGCGCGACCGTCAAGGGCAGGCCCAAGCACTACTACTCGATCTACCAGAAGATGATCGCGCGCGAGGTGGCGTTCGACGACATCTACGACCTGGTGGGCATCCGCGTCCTGGTCGACACCGTCCGCGACTGTTACGCCGCGCTAGGAACGATCCACGCACGGTGGAACCCGGTGCCCGGCCGGTTCAAGGACTACATCGCGATGCCCAAGTTCAACATGTACCAGTCGTTGCACACGACGGTGATCGGGCCCGAGGGCAAGCCCGTGGAGCTGCAGATCCGCACCCGCGCGATGCACCACCGCGCCGAGTACGGCGTCGCGGCCCACTGGAAGTACAAGGAGGAGATGGCGGCCTCCGGCCCGGCGGGGGCCCGCATGAAGTCGGCCGGCGACATGGCCTGGCTGCGCCAGCTCCTCGACTGGCAGAAGGAGACCAGCGATCCGGGCGAGTTCCTGGAGTCGCTCAGGTTCGACCTGTCGGTGTCGGAGGTCTTCGTCTTCACCCCGCGCGGCCAGGTGATCGCGCTGCCCGAGGGCGCCACCCCCGTCGACTTCGCCTACGCCGTCCACACCGAGGTCGGCCACCGATGCATCGGCGCCCGGGTGAACGGCCGCCTGGTCCCGCTGGAGAGCCGGCTGAGCAACGGCGACACCGTCGAGATCTTCACCTCCAAGTCCCCGGACGCCGGTCCCTCGCGCGACTGGCTGAAGTTCGTCAAGAGCGGCAGGGCGCGCAACAAGATTCGCCAGTGGTTCTCCAAGGAGCGCCGCGAGACCGCGATCGAGGCGGGCAAGGAGGCCATCGGCAGGGCCATGCGCAAGCAGGGCCTTCCCTTGCAGCGTCTGATGTCCGGAGAGAGCCTCCTGGCGCTCGCCAGGGACCTCCGGTACCCGGACGTCTCGGCCCTGTACGCGGCGGTCGGAGAGGGCCACACGGCCGCGCAGGCGGTGGTCCAGAAGCTCGTGCAGTCCCTGGGCGGCGTCGACGGCGCCGAGGAGGACATCGCCGAGGCCGCCGTCCCCACCAAGCTGCGCGGCCGCCCGCCCCGCAGCGGCACCAACGCGGGCGTGATCGTCGCGGGCGACTCCGACGTCTGGGTGCGCCTGTCCCGCTGCTGCACCCCCGTCCCCGGCGACGACATCGTCGGCTTCGTCACGCGCGGCCACGGCGTCTCGGTGCACCGCACCAACTGCCCCAACGTCGAGCAGCTCAGGGCCGAGCCCGACCGCCTGGTCGAGGTCAGCTGGTCGCCCACCGACGACTCGGTGTTCCTGGTGGCCATCCAGGTCGAGGCGCTGGACCGCCCCCGCCTGCTCTCCGACGTCACCCGCACGCTCTCCGACCAGCACGTCAACATCCTGTCGGCCTCGGTCACCACCTCCCGCGACCGCACGGCCGTCAGCAAGTTCACCTTCGAGATGGGCGACCCCAAGCACCTGGGCCACGTCCTGAAGGCCGTACGCAACATCCAGGGCGTCTACGACGTCTACCGCGTGACCAACTGA